A portion of the Deltaproteobacteria bacterium genome contains these proteins:
- the nadC gene encoding carboxylating nicotinate-nucleotide diphosphorylase has product MNPLQVENIVRKALEEDLGRGDVTTAALIPEHKIGEGVLTSRSEGVLAGIEVADIAFRLLDPDARMERLVKDGDRLAPNRVIARVRCKLRALLSAERVALNFLQRLSGIATATAEVVEIVKPYGVRVLDTRKTTPGLRVMEKYAIRMGGGWNHRLGLDDAVLIKDNHLRIVGSIRRAVASARACVGPLVKVEVEVETLDQVQEAVDAGADMILLDNMPLETMRRAVNLVGGGMLIEASGNIHPDNAAVVAATGVDFISLGWLTHSAKSVDIGLDMAD; this is encoded by the coding sequence TGGAGAACATTGTACGGAAAGCATTGGAGGAGGACCTGGGGCGGGGAGACGTGACTACTGCGGCCCTCATACCGGAACACAAGATCGGGGAAGGCGTCCTGACGAGCCGCTCCGAAGGGGTTTTGGCCGGCATTGAAGTCGCGGACATCGCCTTCCGCCTGTTGGACCCGGATGCGCGAATGGAGCGGCTGGTCAAAGACGGGGACCGTCTGGCTCCCAATCGAGTCATTGCGCGCGTCCGGTGCAAACTTCGCGCTTTGCTTTCGGCCGAACGGGTCGCTTTGAATTTCCTTCAACGTCTGTCCGGAATCGCAACGGCCACGGCTGAGGTGGTCGAAATCGTGAAACCTTATGGCGTCCGTGTTCTGGATACCCGTAAGACCACACCCGGCCTGCGAGTAATGGAAAAGTATGCAATTCGCATGGGAGGAGGATGGAATCACCGCCTCGGCCTGGACGACGCGGTTCTGATCAAGGACAATCACCTGCGGATTGTGGGAAGCATAAGAAGGGCCGTGGCGTCGGCTCGCGCCTGCGTGGGCCCTTTGGTCAAGGTGGAAGTGGAAGTGGAAACCTTGGATCAGGTTCAAGAGGCTGTGGACGCCGGAGCCGATATGATTCTCCTGGATAATATGCCCCTCGAAACCATGCGTCGCGCCGTGAACCTGGTGGGCGGAGGAATGCTCATCGAAGCTTCGGGAAACATTCATCCGGACAATGCTGCGGTCGTGGCGGCCACGGGAGTGGATTTCATCTCCCTGGGTTGGCTGACCCACTCCGCGAAATCGGTGGACATCGGCTTGGATATGGCGGACTGA